The following proteins are encoded in a genomic region of Agelaius phoeniceus isolate bAgePho1 chromosome 17, bAgePho1.hap1, whole genome shotgun sequence:
- the FAM210B gene encoding protein FAM210B, mitochondrial → MYRLCRLSPLLAPLRLPRSPCPAWAALPPGPGPRRARAKDAAEPLKNATTDPSAENKKLNKSQQLKQVFKEYGAVGVSFHVGISLVSLGIFYLAVSSGVDMSAVLLKLGFSEASLQSRMAAGTSTFVLAYAVHKLFAPVRISITVVSVPFVVRYCRKAGFFKPPASSP, encoded by the exons ATGTACCGCCTATGCCGGCTGTCGCCGCTGCTGGCCCCGCTCCGCCTgccccgctccccctgccccgcCTGGGCCGCGCtgccgccggggccgggcccgcgcCGCGCCCGCGCCAAG gatGCAGCTGAACCCCTCAAAAATGCAACCACTGATCCCAGTGCTGAAAACAAGAAACTCAACAAATCCCAGCAGCTGAAACAAGTTTTTAAAGAATATGGTGCTGTAGGGGTTTCCTTCCATGTTGGAATTTCCTTAGTATCTCTGGGAATCTTCTACCTGGCTGTGTCAAG CGGTGTGGACATGAGCGCGGTGCTGCTGAAGCTGGGTTTCAGCGAGGCCTCTCTGCAGTCGCGGATGGCAGCTGGCACCAGCACCTTCGTGCTGGCCTACGCTGTGCACAAGCTCTTCGCCCCCGTGCGCATCAGCATCACCGTGGTGTCCGTGCCCTTCGTGGTGCGCTACTGCCGCAAGGCCGGATTCTTCAAACCGCCTGCCtccagcccctga
- the AURKA gene encoding aurora kinase A isoform X2 has protein sequence MDRNVKENHAAYPGRAAKVANPIGDAPKRVPVAQHSAQSRSLTSGAPARVLCPANFAQRVPVQPQKPLQPQKPPSNQTAQQLRPKPPQQAAVRPQAASKSSEKPPQAAAPAQNPEAESTSKQKTEETKKKSEETKKRQWSLDDFEIGRPLGKGKFGNVYLAREKQSKFILALKVLFKTQLEEAGVEHQLRREVEIQSHLRHPNILRLYGYFHDVTRVYLILEHAPRGEVYRELQRLTKFDEQRTATYITELADALSYCHSKRVIHRDIKPENLLLGSNGELKIADFGWSVHAPSSRRTTLCGTLDYLPPEMIEGRTHDEKVDIWSLGVLCYEFLVGKPPFETKTYQETYRAISRVEFKFPPFVTEGARDLISKLLKHNPFHRLPLKDVLLHPWITANSTKIPTSRKSDGAAPSKT, from the exons ATGGACAGGAACGTGAAGGAGAACCACGCCGCGTACCCAGGCCGCGCTGCCAAG GTCGCCAATCCCATCGGGGATGCCCCCAAGCGTGTCCCTGTGGCGCAGCACTCAGCCCAGAgccgctcactcaccagtggAGCTCCAGCCCGAGTTCTGTGTCCTGCAAACTTCGCCCAGAGAGTCCCCGTGCAGCCCCAAAAACCTTTACAGCCCCAAAAACCGCCCAGCAACCAAACAGCGCAGCAGCTCCGGCCCAAACCGCCCCAGCAGGCCGCTGTGAGACCTCAGGCTGCGAGCAAGAGCAGTGAAAaacctccccaggctgcagcacctg CACAGAACCCTGAAGCAGAAAGCACCTCAAAACAGAAAACTGAggagaccaagaagaaaagTGAAGAGACTAAGAA AAGGCAGTGGTCTCTTGATGATTTTGAAATTGGTCGTCctctggggaaaggaaaatttgggaatgtGTACCTGGCACGTGAAAAACAGAGCAAATTCATTCTTGCACTGAAAGTGCTCTTTAAAACACAGCTTGAGGAGGCTGGGGTAGAGCATCAACTGCGAAGAGAAGTGGAAATACAGTCTCACCTTAG GCACCCCAACATTCTCAGATTATATGGCTACTTCCATGATGTGACAAGAGTCTACCTGATCCTGGAGCATGCACCTCGTGGGGAGGTCTACAGGGAGCTTCAGAGGCTCACCAAGTTTGATGAGCAAAGAACTGCTACT TACATCACAGAACTGGCAGATGCCCTCTCGTATTGTCACTCCAAGCGTGTgatccacagagacatcaagCCAGAGAACTTGCTGCTGGGATCAAATGGAGAGTTAAAAATTGCTGACTTTGGGTGGTCTGTGCATGCTCCATCCTCTAG GAGAACAACTCTTTGTGGGACACTCGACTACCTACCTCCTGAAATGATTGAGGGAAGAACACATGATGAAAAGGTGGATATTTGGAGCCTGGGAGTTCTGTGCTATGAGTTCCTTGTAGGGAAACCACCTTTTGAAACAAAAACCTATCAAGAAACCTATAGAGCTATTTCAAGG GTGGAATTCAAGTTTCCTCCATTTGTAACAGAAGGTGCGAGGGATTTAATTTCCAAGCTCCTGAAGCACAACCCCTTCCATCGCCTGCCCCTGAAGGATGTGCTGCTCCACCCCTGGATCACAGCAAACTCCACCAAGATTCCCACCAGCAGGAAGAGTGATGGTGCTGCCCCCTCCAAAACATAG
- the AURKA gene encoding aurora kinase A isoform X1: MDRNVKENHAAYPGRAAKVANPIGDAPKRVPVAQHSAQSRSLTSGAPARVLCPANFAQRVPVQPQKPLQPQKPPSNQTAQQLRPKPPQQAAVRPQAASKSSEKPPQAAAPGNSQNPEAESTSKQKTEETKKKSEETKKRQWSLDDFEIGRPLGKGKFGNVYLAREKQSKFILALKVLFKTQLEEAGVEHQLRREVEIQSHLRHPNILRLYGYFHDVTRVYLILEHAPRGEVYRELQRLTKFDEQRTATYITELADALSYCHSKRVIHRDIKPENLLLGSNGELKIADFGWSVHAPSSRRTTLCGTLDYLPPEMIEGRTHDEKVDIWSLGVLCYEFLVGKPPFETKTYQETYRAISRVEFKFPPFVTEGARDLISKLLKHNPFHRLPLKDVLLHPWITANSTKIPTSRKSDGAAPSKT; this comes from the exons ATGGACAGGAACGTGAAGGAGAACCACGCCGCGTACCCAGGCCGCGCTGCCAAG GTCGCCAATCCCATCGGGGATGCCCCCAAGCGTGTCCCTGTGGCGCAGCACTCAGCCCAGAgccgctcactcaccagtggAGCTCCAGCCCGAGTTCTGTGTCCTGCAAACTTCGCCCAGAGAGTCCCCGTGCAGCCCCAAAAACCTTTACAGCCCCAAAAACCGCCCAGCAACCAAACAGCGCAGCAGCTCCGGCCCAAACCGCCCCAGCAGGCCGCTGTGAGACCTCAGGCTGCGAGCAAGAGCAGTGAAAaacctccccaggctgcagcacctgGTAATT CACAGAACCCTGAAGCAGAAAGCACCTCAAAACAGAAAACTGAggagaccaagaagaaaagTGAAGAGACTAAGAA AAGGCAGTGGTCTCTTGATGATTTTGAAATTGGTCGTCctctggggaaaggaaaatttgggaatgtGTACCTGGCACGTGAAAAACAGAGCAAATTCATTCTTGCACTGAAAGTGCTCTTTAAAACACAGCTTGAGGAGGCTGGGGTAGAGCATCAACTGCGAAGAGAAGTGGAAATACAGTCTCACCTTAG GCACCCCAACATTCTCAGATTATATGGCTACTTCCATGATGTGACAAGAGTCTACCTGATCCTGGAGCATGCACCTCGTGGGGAGGTCTACAGGGAGCTTCAGAGGCTCACCAAGTTTGATGAGCAAAGAACTGCTACT TACATCACAGAACTGGCAGATGCCCTCTCGTATTGTCACTCCAAGCGTGTgatccacagagacatcaagCCAGAGAACTTGCTGCTGGGATCAAATGGAGAGTTAAAAATTGCTGACTTTGGGTGGTCTGTGCATGCTCCATCCTCTAG GAGAACAACTCTTTGTGGGACACTCGACTACCTACCTCCTGAAATGATTGAGGGAAGAACACATGATGAAAAGGTGGATATTTGGAGCCTGGGAGTTCTGTGCTATGAGTTCCTTGTAGGGAAACCACCTTTTGAAACAAAAACCTATCAAGAAACCTATAGAGCTATTTCAAGG GTGGAATTCAAGTTTCCTCCATTTGTAACAGAAGGTGCGAGGGATTTAATTTCCAAGCTCCTGAAGCACAACCCCTTCCATCGCCTGCCCCTGAAGGATGTGCTGCTCCACCCCTGGATCACAGCAAACTCCACCAAGATTCCCACCAGCAGGAAGAGTGATGGTGCTGCCCCCTCCAAAACATAG